From a single Pyxidicoccus xibeiensis genomic region:
- a CDS encoding PEGA domain-containing protein: MSATLLVMSLLLSASAPVEEPRELDAALQALSEGDFEAALSHVDKGLQRTREEASEARLHLVRGEVYAALRQYTQMEAAFAQALESDPDVRLDPERVQPTVVTLFESLRERLRGELVIDVEPAGADLRLDGQPLGQSPWRGPVPIGTHTLDVGSGVTTLDVTVRPGRVEQVRVVLPPTSLEAPSPSGLAFGAQVRAALGLAPLSGVGLEAGGRLAGRYLYGELNATAGRRFGASARLGVQAPELVGPVTLFLSLDGYALAKPGLFGAGVSAGASLPLSSRLALFAELSGRWLPSDSDYETTHLLGVSGLRFTLSR, encoded by the coding sequence ATGAGCGCGACCCTGCTGGTGATGTCCCTGCTGCTCTCCGCGAGTGCGCCTGTAGAGGAGCCGCGCGAGCTGGACGCAGCCCTCCAGGCACTGTCCGAGGGAGACTTCGAAGCCGCGCTCTCCCACGTGGACAAAGGGCTGCAAAGGACGCGGGAAGAAGCCAGCGAAGCACGGCTGCACCTGGTTCGAGGCGAGGTGTACGCGGCGCTGCGCCAGTACACCCAGATGGAGGCCGCCTTCGCGCAGGCGCTCGAGTCCGACCCGGACGTGCGCCTGGACCCGGAGCGCGTCCAGCCCACGGTGGTCACCCTCTTCGAGAGCCTGCGCGAGCGGCTCCGCGGAGAGCTGGTCATCGACGTCGAGCCCGCGGGCGCGGACCTGCGGCTGGATGGCCAGCCGCTCGGACAGTCACCCTGGCGGGGCCCCGTGCCCATCGGCACGCACACGCTGGACGTGGGCTCGGGAGTCACCACGCTCGACGTCACGGTGCGCCCGGGCAGGGTCGAACAGGTCCGCGTCGTCCTTCCTCCGACGAGCCTTGAAGCCCCGTCGCCTTCGGGGCTCGCCTTCGGCGCCCAGGTGCGGGCCGCGCTGGGCCTGGCCCCGCTGTCGGGCGTGGGCCTGGAAGCAGGAGGAAGACTGGCGGGGCGCTACCTCTACGGCGAGCTCAACGCGACCGCGGGTCGGCGGTTCGGCGCCTCCGCGCGCCTGGGAGTCCAGGCTCCGGAGCTGGTGGGACCGGTGACGCTCTTCCTCTCTCTCGATGGCTACGCCCTCGCGAAACCAGGCCTGTTCGGTGCCGGAGTGTCGGCGGGAGCCAGCCTCCCCCTCTCCTCGCGGCTCGCCCTCTTCGCCGAGCTGAGCGGACGCTGGCTCCCATCGGACTCCGACTACGAAACCACGCACCTGCTGGGCGTGTCCGGACTGCGCTTCACGCTCAGCAGGTAG
- a CDS encoding serine/threonine-protein kinase, with protein sequence MGYGNIGPSMAAYKQPSACGSCGGPIPFPGASCTECTAITQHAGEAGWRARTPTRRPLQPGDVLEGKWRLEELLGAGGMGQVYRARDLALERSVAIKLLHDALCEDAQSVARFEREARAMARLEHAHITPIHAVGQQAGRPFIVMKHLEGMSLARYLRSVPGPLPVPEVLALARQLCAGLEFIHGRGCVHRDIKPGNIFVSPGGHATLLDFGILWEHRGAESTGSGVRLGTPSYMAPEQARGEPVDGRADLYSLGLVLLEALTGLAPSSTCRLLGDGPEGAVRALREQAPWLPARLASVLVQATALNPEARHKSALALLTALETAERAGTAAPGPVVSVVSVVSVAAEPRASAPLPRAPEKRGLRMPVAIAGGVAVAAMLVLGVVVPWSAGESSATTAPGSLTESAVVPALAPAAFAHPAAAGSGGPPPSSTTAAAPQASGSVATPPATSAPTPATSATSAPDARRPPSASAPPKVPPSKRKPASPARAVSRSAQPRGSTRTEAPSAASAEGDSKPKAGKGRGELRVVTVHAGRTVWANVSVDGKHHGATPVSLDLPEGRYSVRVERGGFAPVERAVDVSPGTKAVVRIELHE encoded by the coding sequence ATGGGGTATGGCAACATAGGGCCGTCCATGGCGGCCTACAAGCAACCCTCGGCATGTGGCTCCTGCGGGGGGCCCATCCCCTTTCCGGGGGCCTCCTGTACGGAGTGCACCGCCATCACCCAGCACGCCGGCGAGGCCGGGTGGCGCGCTCGCACGCCGACGCGGCGCCCGCTGCAGCCCGGCGACGTGCTGGAGGGCAAGTGGCGGCTGGAGGAGCTGCTGGGCGCGGGAGGCATGGGGCAGGTGTACCGGGCCCGAGATCTCGCGCTCGAGCGGAGCGTGGCCATCAAGCTGCTCCACGACGCGCTGTGCGAGGACGCGCAGAGCGTGGCGCGCTTCGAGCGTGAAGCACGGGCGATGGCGCGGCTGGAGCACGCGCACATCACGCCCATCCACGCCGTCGGCCAGCAGGCGGGGCGGCCCTTCATCGTTATGAAGCACCTGGAGGGAATGTCCCTGGCGCGCTACCTGCGCTCGGTGCCCGGCCCCCTGCCCGTCCCCGAGGTGCTCGCCCTGGCCCGGCAGCTGTGCGCGGGGCTGGAGTTCATCCACGGGCGCGGCTGCGTCCACCGCGACATCAAGCCGGGGAACATCTTCGTGTCACCGGGCGGGCACGCGACGCTGCTGGACTTCGGCATCCTCTGGGAGCACCGGGGCGCGGAGTCCACGGGCAGTGGCGTGCGGCTCGGCACGCCCAGCTACATGGCGCCGGAGCAGGCGCGAGGAGAGCCCGTCGATGGCCGCGCGGACCTGTACTCGCTCGGCCTGGTGTTGCTGGAGGCGCTGACGGGGCTGGCGCCTTCGAGCACGTGCCGGCTCCTCGGTGACGGGCCCGAGGGCGCGGTGCGGGCGCTGCGTGAGCAGGCACCGTGGCTTCCGGCTCGGCTGGCCTCGGTGCTCGTGCAGGCCACGGCGCTGAACCCGGAGGCGCGCCACAAGAGCGCGCTCGCGTTGCTGACCGCGCTGGAGACGGCGGAGCGTGCGGGCACCGCGGCTCCCGGGCCCGTGGTCAGCGTGGTCAGCGTGGTCAGCGTGGCCGCGGAGCCGCGTGCCTCCGCACCGCTTCCGCGCGCACCGGAGAAGCGCGGGCTTCGCATGCCGGTGGCGATAGCGGGGGGCGTGGCGGTCGCCGCGATGCTCGTGCTCGGAGTGGTCGTTCCGTGGAGCGCGGGTGAATCGTCAGCGACGACGGCTCCGGGCTCCCTGACGGAGTCCGCAGTCGTTCCGGCTCTGGCTCCGGCTGCATTCGCCCACCCCGCAGCGGCTGGGTCTGGCGGTCCTCCGCCCTCTTCGACGACGGCAGCCGCGCCTCAGGCTTCAGGTTCCGTAGCGACTCCTCCCGCCACTTCAGCTCCGACCCCGGCGACCTCCGCGACTTCGGCACCGGACGCCAGGCGCCCACCCTCCGCTTCCGCGCCTCCAAAGGTGCCGCCTTCGAAGCGGAAGCCCGCGTCGCCTGCCCGCGCCGTGTCGCGGTCCGCGCAGCCGCGCGGCTCGACCCGCACCGAGGCCCCCTCGGCGGCATCCGCGGAAGGCGACTCCAAGCCCAAGGCCGGCAAGGGGCGGGGCGAGCTGCGCGTCGTCACGGTGCACGCAGGCCGGACGGTCTGGGCCAACGTCAGCGTGGACGGCAAGCACCACGGCGCCACCCCGGTGTCGCTCGACCTGCCCGAGGGCCGGTACTCCGTGCGCGTGGAGCGCGGCGGCTTCGCTCCCGTCGAGCGTGCCGTCGATGTTTCCCCGGGCACGAAAGCGGTGGTACGCATCGAGCTTCACGAATGA
- a CDS encoding sigma 54-interacting transcriptional regulator — translation MRGPRFRVIVETGPDARRELLLEGTLLVGTQVEGGLRLSDTTVSRVHLELQARPEGVRVRDVGSRNGTWSLGVRIHEVTVASEARFTLGKTTLLVLPEPAEDGEAATPLTSFGRALGQSAVMQRLFGVLERTARSSFSVLLLGETGTGKELLAEALHQASPRSAGPFVIVDCGAVVPSLIESELFGHAKGAFTGAHAERHGHLVQAHGGTVFLDEVGELPLELQPKLLRVLESGTVRRVGDNAARSVDVRVVAATHRDLKAEVAAGRFRADLYYRLAVVPVRVPALRERSEDIPLLARHLFAQAGQPDFPLTEELVKRLVGYDWPGNVRELRNFVHRVLAAGDVELPDARPVGSAPPAMSEELSGLTFKEAKERMVEAFTREYLTALLEKCGNNISEVARTAGLARSHVHGLLNRYGLKGGD, via the coding sequence GTGCGCGGCCCGCGCTTCCGCGTCATCGTGGAGACAGGGCCCGATGCGCGGCGGGAGCTTCTCCTCGAAGGCACGCTGCTGGTGGGGACGCAGGTGGAGGGGGGGCTGCGGCTGAGTGACACGACGGTGTCACGCGTCCACCTGGAGCTGCAGGCCCGCCCGGAGGGTGTGCGGGTGCGAGATGTGGGCTCTCGCAACGGCACCTGGTCCCTGGGCGTGCGCATCCACGAAGTCACCGTGGCCAGCGAGGCCCGCTTCACGCTGGGCAAGACGACGCTGCTCGTGCTGCCCGAGCCCGCCGAGGACGGCGAGGCCGCGACGCCCCTCACGTCCTTTGGCCGGGCGCTGGGGCAGAGCGCGGTGATGCAGCGCCTCTTCGGCGTGCTCGAGCGGACGGCGCGCTCCTCGTTCTCCGTGCTGCTGCTGGGAGAGACGGGCACCGGCAAGGAGCTGCTGGCCGAGGCGCTCCACCAGGCCTCGCCCCGGAGCGCCGGCCCGTTCGTCATCGTGGACTGCGGCGCCGTGGTGCCCTCGCTCATCGAGAGCGAGCTGTTCGGCCACGCGAAGGGCGCCTTCACGGGAGCGCACGCCGAGCGCCACGGCCACCTGGTGCAGGCGCACGGCGGCACCGTCTTCCTCGACGAGGTGGGCGAGCTTCCCCTGGAGCTCCAGCCGAAGCTGCTCCGCGTGCTGGAGTCGGGCACGGTGCGCCGGGTGGGGGACAACGCCGCGCGGAGCGTGGACGTGCGCGTGGTGGCCGCCACGCACCGCGACTTGAAGGCGGAGGTGGCCGCGGGGCGCTTCCGCGCGGACCTGTACTACCGGCTCGCGGTGGTGCCGGTGCGGGTGCCCGCGCTGCGCGAGCGCTCGGAGGACATCCCGCTGCTGGCGCGCCACCTCTTCGCGCAGGCCGGTCAGCCGGACTTCCCCCTCACGGAGGAGCTGGTGAAGCGGCTGGTCGGCTACGACTGGCCGGGCAACGTGCGCGAGCTGCGCAACTTCGTGCACCGCGTCCTCGCGGCCGGGGACGTGGAGCTGCCGGACGCCCGGCCCGTGGGCAGCGCGCCCCCCGCCATGTCGGAGGAGCTGAGCGGCCTGACATTCAAGGAGGCCAAGGAGCGGATGGTGGAGGCCTTCACCCGCGAGTACCTCACGGCGCTGCTCGAGAAGTGCGGCAACAACATCTCGGAGGTGGCGCGGACCGCGGGGCTCGCGCGCAGCCACGTCCACGGCCTGCTCAACCGCTACGGACTGAAGGGCGGAGACTGA
- a CDS encoding serine/threonine-protein kinase, which produces MWREPSLDDFVLLKRLALGAMSEVFLAEVKGAQGPDRLVALKRMRPEVAGDEAWVRQFLDEAHLASLLNHPSLARLRAFGQQDGLLFLVFEYVHGLTLAQLLEARRAAGHGPLPWPPAARIASHVAEALGYLHALRSREGQPLGLVHRDLHPGNVMVADTGAVKLLDVGIACRAGRLAETLPGTVKARLEYAAPEQLRQEPVDGQTDVHGLALLLFELLSGVQPQRRPHPARTLEAVLTEVPEGLEVLRPAVPEVLRRCVTAALAKEPGRRPSLLELRTALDQALRTAGAPVMGLPELAALVAPWLPGSGRLPWNPGGSSADVITARTPTARTSPEPKG; this is translated from the coding sequence ATGTGGCGAGAGCCGAGCCTCGATGACTTCGTCCTCCTGAAGCGGCTGGCGCTGGGTGCCATGTCCGAGGTGTTCCTCGCCGAGGTGAAGGGCGCGCAGGGCCCGGACCGGCTGGTGGCGCTCAAGCGGATGCGCCCGGAGGTGGCGGGAGACGAGGCCTGGGTGCGGCAGTTCCTGGACGAGGCGCACCTGGCCAGCCTGCTCAACCATCCGTCTCTCGCGCGCCTGCGCGCCTTCGGCCAGCAGGACGGCCTGCTGTTCCTCGTGTTCGAGTACGTGCACGGCCTCACCCTGGCCCAGCTCCTGGAGGCGCGCCGCGCCGCGGGGCACGGGCCGCTGCCGTGGCCTCCGGCCGCGCGCATTGCCTCGCACGTGGCCGAGGCCCTCGGCTACCTGCATGCGCTGCGAAGCCGGGAGGGACAGCCGCTGGGGCTCGTGCACCGCGACCTCCATCCGGGCAACGTGATGGTCGCCGACACCGGCGCGGTGAAGCTGCTCGACGTGGGCATCGCGTGCAGGGCGGGACGGCTGGCGGAGACCCTGCCCGGCACCGTGAAGGCGCGCCTGGAGTACGCCGCGCCGGAGCAGCTGCGCCAGGAGCCGGTGGATGGCCAGACGGACGTGCATGGCCTGGCGCTGCTGCTCTTCGAGCTGCTCTCGGGCGTGCAGCCCCAGCGGCGGCCCCATCCGGCGCGCACCCTGGAGGCGGTGCTGACGGAGGTGCCCGAGGGCCTCGAAGTCCTCCGTCCCGCGGTGCCGGAGGTGCTGCGGCGCTGCGTGACGGCGGCGCTCGCCAAGGAGCCCGGGCGCCGTCCTTCGCTGCTGGAGCTGCGCACCGCGCTCGACCAGGCCCTGCGCACGGCCGGAGCCCCGGTGATGGGCCTGCCCGAGCTGGCCGCGCTGGTGGCGCCCTGGCTTCCCGGCTCCGGGCGCCTGCCCTGGAACCCCGGGGGCTCGTCAGCGGACGTCATCACCGCCCGGACCCCCACCGCGCGCACGTCGCCGGAGCCGAAGGGCTGA
- a CDS encoding DEAD/DEAH box helicase — translation MTFDELQLHDTLLRAVKAEGYTTPTPIQEKAIPHALAGKDILGVAQTGTGKTAAFALPILQRLSAKAPAGGARPVRCLVLTPTRELAGQVGESFANYGKNLPLRHAVIFGGVGQSPQVQALRSGVDVLVATPGRLLDLMDQGFVSLRSLEVFVLDEADRMLDMGFIHDVRKVIKALPPKRQTLFFSATMPPEIVDLSRNILTNPIRVEVTPVSSTAETVSQQVYFVEREQKRGLLTHLLKEGRIARALVFTRTKHGANRVAKQLEGAGVQAAAIHGNKSQNARERALDDFRAGSLRVLVATDIAARGIDIDGLSHVINYDLPNVPEQYVHRIGRTGRAGASGIAVSFCDGEERAYLRDIERTIRRSVPVVEDHPYRAGKTGPRPADYTAPAEPDRGPPPSGRGGGRGRQARGSGGGGGGGGHPSGPSRRRGSSGGGRGEGRFDGGGRSGQGGGGGGSGRSSQPSRGPAMSPRPAATGTQAKGADAPPPPPRRPSPKWF, via the coding sequence ATGACTTTCGACGAACTCCAGCTGCACGACACCCTCCTGCGCGCCGTCAAGGCGGAGGGCTACACCACGCCGACTCCCATCCAGGAGAAGGCCATCCCGCATGCGCTGGCCGGCAAGGACATCCTCGGCGTGGCGCAGACGGGCACCGGCAAGACGGCCGCCTTCGCGCTGCCCATCCTCCAGCGGCTCTCCGCCAAGGCGCCCGCGGGCGGCGCCCGGCCCGTGCGCTGCCTCGTGCTCACCCCCACCCGCGAGCTGGCGGGGCAGGTCGGTGAGAGCTTCGCCAACTACGGCAAGAATCTCCCCCTGCGCCATGCCGTCATCTTCGGCGGCGTGGGCCAGTCGCCCCAGGTGCAGGCGCTGCGCAGCGGCGTGGACGTGCTCGTGGCCACGCCCGGGCGTCTGCTGGACCTGATGGACCAGGGCTTCGTGTCCCTGCGCTCGCTCGAGGTGTTCGTGCTCGACGAGGCGGACCGCATGCTCGACATGGGCTTCATCCATGACGTGCGCAAGGTCATCAAGGCGCTGCCCCCGAAGCGGCAGACGCTCTTCTTCAGCGCCACGATGCCGCCCGAAATCGTGGACCTGTCGCGCAACATCCTCACCAACCCCATCCGGGTGGAGGTGACGCCCGTCTCCAGCACCGCGGAGACGGTGAGCCAGCAGGTGTACTTCGTGGAGCGCGAGCAGAAGCGCGGCCTGCTGACGCACCTCCTCAAGGAGGGCCGCATCGCCCGCGCGCTCGTCTTCACGCGCACGAAGCACGGCGCCAACCGCGTGGCGAAGCAGCTGGAGGGCGCGGGCGTGCAGGCCGCGGCCATCCACGGCAACAAGAGCCAGAACGCCCGTGAGCGTGCGCTCGACGACTTCCGCGCTGGCTCCCTGCGGGTGCTGGTGGCCACGGACATCGCCGCGCGCGGCATCGACATCGACGGGCTGAGCCACGTCATCAACTACGACCTGCCCAACGTGCCCGAGCAGTACGTGCACCGCATCGGCCGCACCGGCCGCGCGGGCGCCAGCGGCATCGCCGTGTCGTTCTGCGACGGCGAGGAGCGCGCGTACCTGCGCGACATCGAGCGCACCATCCGCCGCAGCGTGCCCGTGGTGGAGGACCACCCGTACCGCGCGGGCAAGACGGGTCCCCGTCCCGCCGACTACACGGCGCCCGCCGAGCCGGACCGCGGCCCTCCGCCTTCGGGCCGGGGTGGCGGCCGTGGCCGGCAGGCCCGGGGCTCGGGTGGTGGTGGCGGTGGTGGTGGGCATCCCTCGGGGCCGTCGCGGCGCCGTGGGAGCTCGGGAGGCGGCAGGGGTGAAGGCCGCTTCGATGGTGGCGGGCGCTCCGGCCAGGGCGGTGGAGGCGGTGGCTCCGGCCGTAGCTCCCAGCCGTCGCGTGGGCCGGCGATGAGCCCCCGTCCGGCGGCCACCGGCACGCAGGCGAAGGGCGCAGACGCCCCGCCGCCGCCTCCGCGCCGTCCGTCGCCGAAGTGGTTCTAG
- a CDS encoding DUF2378 family protein has translation MPTEVIVQSTLFESLVRFTRPDTKLRAAYLSAGYDVDKPRATYPASVYLACQDAAVRHLFPGRERKEALRELGREMVRAYFDTLVGRVVGVALKMAGPERAMKRVGLSFSSVVSPVDIQTESLGPADWRVRFRGYPFPADAAAGTCEGALRQAGATAPRVELERFEPPNGFDLRIRW, from the coding sequence ATGCCGACCGAGGTCATCGTCCAGTCCACGTTGTTCGAGTCCCTCGTCCGCTTCACCAGGCCCGACACGAAGCTCCGCGCCGCGTACCTCTCGGCGGGGTACGACGTGGACAAGCCCCGCGCGACCTATCCGGCCTCCGTGTACCTGGCCTGCCAGGACGCGGCGGTGCGCCACCTCTTCCCGGGGCGGGAGCGCAAGGAGGCGCTGAGGGAGCTGGGGCGGGAGATGGTGCGCGCCTACTTCGACACGCTGGTGGGCCGGGTGGTGGGCGTGGCGCTGAAGATGGCCGGCCCCGAGCGTGCGATGAAGCGCGTGGGGCTCAGCTTCAGCTCGGTGGTGTCCCCGGTGGACATCCAGACCGAGTCCCTGGGGCCCGCCGACTGGCGCGTCCGCTTCCGCGGCTACCCCTTCCCGGCGGACGCCGCCGCGGGCACCTGCGAGGGAGCCCTGCGCCAGGCCGGCGCCACCGCGCCGCGCGTGGAGTTGGAGCGCTTCGAGCCGCCCAACGGCTTCGACCTGCGCATCCGCTGGTAG
- a CDS encoding ABC transporter permease/M1 family aminopeptidase, whose translation MRGLSMFSALITFELWRRVKMISTWVYAAVLAGAGLILMLGAGGVFKSFSVGSGADRVLANSPYLLFNFIFIISLFGLLMVAAVFGQAASQDFNHGTWMLIFTKKVKKAPYLLGRFAGAFLFSSLLMLAILPGMLLGVGVVWVVDASQLTTHQTAAYLWPYVIGVWPSLFAVGAVFFALAALTRRMAPVYVGMVVLVLGYLLLGMVITDVQHRVLAAILDPFGSMTFDHVTRYWTPAERNRDLVPLSGVMLANRALWLAVGAALLALTVARFRPAVEEHRGGRSAEHEESSSAPVAIPTVAAAPTTGSWLRTALDAGWLAFRDVLRSPVYWCFVVAGLVFVILGTLVMKTLFGTPTYPVTWQVLEVATGMFRPFVLITLTFYAGELVWKERDAGLGEIIDATRAPTWVGYASKLGALLMVALSLKVVVALAVLTSQLGRGFFDIDWPLYFTQLILMGFLRDVLLAVLAFFAQVLIHQKYLAYLVMVLYFVSQAALGFLGVEDNLLRYAAEPAAPYSDMNGYGNFPAVILWHRLYWYGLAGILVAAGYLLTVRGRETRWRERLAAARARRSTAWTLATAVSLLLFLGAGTFIYYNTHVLNPYVTAKDLERATARYEKEYKSYADLPMPRIIAADVAFDIFPEEQRAEARGTYRLRNKLEEPIAKVLLSMNTDVRVRKLSVAGVEQPAQHDKELGTYVFELPSPLAPGAEADLVFDLELGPRGFKHGGPSQAVAYNGTFFNNDNLPRLGYQYDAELQQDSDRKEYGLAPKEHLYPDRDDPKAMQVNYIRQDSDFISFQATVSTSPDQLAVAPGYLEKEWTENGRRYFRYKMDQPILNFFSVLSARYTVMRDTWRDVKLEIYHHPTHTFALDRMMAGMKDALEYCSTNFGPYQHRQARILEFPRYATFAQSFPNTIPYSEALGFIAQVRQDHPDDVDFPYYVTAHEIAHQWWAHQVVGGRAQGAAMTSETMSQYAALMVMKHRYGPNKMKRFLRFELDRYLAGRAVERKKEATLSRVENQQYIYYQKGSLAMYALQDFIGEERVNRALRRYVEKVRFRGPPYTGSAELIGFLREETPPEYQYLLEDLFETITLYDNRAVSATVRKNAQGTWDVTLKVMAKKFRSDDKGAQQELEFSDWMDVGALDEKGEAVFLEKRKVAKGESEVTFTVPVKPAQVGVDPLNKLIDRTSDDNVTQPTEGEPLAMGTPSTP comes from the coding sequence GTGAGAGGACTCTCCATGTTCAGCGCGCTCATCACCTTCGAGCTGTGGCGCCGGGTGAAGATGATCTCCACCTGGGTCTACGCCGCCGTGCTGGCCGGCGCCGGCCTCATCCTGATGCTCGGCGCGGGAGGTGTCTTCAAGAGCTTCTCCGTGGGCTCGGGCGCCGACCGCGTCCTCGCCAACAGCCCCTACCTGCTCTTCAACTTCATCTTCATCATCTCCCTCTTCGGCCTGCTGATGGTCGCCGCCGTCTTCGGCCAGGCCGCCAGCCAGGACTTCAACCACGGCACGTGGATGCTCATCTTCACCAAGAAGGTGAAGAAGGCGCCGTACCTCCTCGGCCGCTTCGCCGGAGCGTTCCTCTTCAGCTCGCTGCTGATGCTCGCCATCCTCCCGGGCATGCTGCTGGGCGTGGGCGTGGTGTGGGTGGTGGACGCGTCCCAGCTCACCACGCACCAGACGGCGGCGTACCTGTGGCCCTACGTCATCGGCGTGTGGCCCTCGCTGTTCGCCGTCGGCGCGGTGTTCTTCGCGCTGGCCGCGCTCACCCGGCGCATGGCCCCCGTCTACGTGGGCATGGTGGTGCTGGTGCTGGGCTACCTGCTGCTCGGCATGGTCATCACCGACGTGCAGCACCGCGTGCTGGCGGCCATCCTGGACCCGTTCGGCTCCATGACGTTCGACCACGTGACGCGCTACTGGACGCCGGCCGAGCGCAACCGGGACCTGGTGCCCCTCTCCGGCGTCATGCTGGCCAACCGCGCGCTGTGGCTCGCCGTGGGCGCCGCCCTGCTCGCCCTCACCGTGGCCCGCTTCCGCCCGGCCGTGGAGGAGCACCGCGGCGGCCGGAGCGCGGAGCACGAGGAGTCCTCCAGCGCCCCCGTCGCCATCCCCACCGTGGCGGCGGCCCCCACCACGGGCAGCTGGCTGCGCACCGCCCTCGACGCTGGCTGGCTGGCCTTCCGCGACGTCCTCCGCTCGCCGGTGTACTGGTGCTTCGTCGTGGCGGGGCTCGTCTTCGTCATCCTCGGCACGCTCGTCATGAAGACCCTCTTCGGCACCCCCACCTACCCGGTGACGTGGCAGGTGCTCGAGGTGGCCACGGGCATGTTCCGCCCCTTCGTGCTCATCACCCTCACCTTCTACGCGGGCGAGCTGGTGTGGAAGGAGCGCGACGCGGGGCTGGGAGAAATCATCGACGCGACGCGCGCCCCCACCTGGGTGGGCTACGCCTCGAAGCTCGGCGCTTTGCTGATGGTTGCCCTGTCGCTCAAGGTCGTGGTGGCGCTCGCCGTGCTGACGTCGCAGCTGGGCCGGGGCTTCTTCGACATCGACTGGCCGCTCTACTTCACCCAGCTCATCCTCATGGGCTTCCTGCGCGACGTGCTGCTGGCCGTGCTGGCCTTCTTCGCCCAGGTGCTCATCCACCAGAAGTACCTGGCCTACCTGGTGATGGTGCTCTACTTCGTCTCCCAGGCCGCGCTCGGCTTCCTCGGCGTGGAGGACAACCTCCTGCGCTACGCCGCCGAGCCCGCGGCGCCGTACTCGGACATGAACGGCTATGGAAACTTCCCCGCCGTCATCCTCTGGCACCGGCTGTACTGGTATGGGCTGGCGGGCATCCTCGTCGCCGCGGGCTACCTGCTCACCGTGCGCGGGCGGGAGACGCGGTGGCGCGAGCGACTGGCGGCGGCACGGGCCCGGCGCTCCACCGCGTGGACGCTGGCCACCGCGGTGTCGCTCCTGCTGTTCCTCGGGGCGGGCACCTTCATCTACTACAACACCCACGTCCTCAACCCGTACGTCACCGCGAAGGACCTCGAGCGGGCCACCGCGCGCTACGAGAAGGAGTACAAGTCCTACGCCGACCTGCCCATGCCGCGCATCATCGCGGCGGACGTCGCCTTCGACATCTTCCCCGAGGAGCAGCGCGCCGAGGCGCGAGGCACCTACCGCCTCCGCAACAAGCTCGAGGAGCCCATCGCGAAGGTGCTCCTCTCCATGAACACCGACGTGCGGGTGCGCAAGCTGTCCGTGGCCGGCGTGGAGCAACCCGCGCAGCATGACAAGGAGCTGGGCACCTACGTCTTCGAGCTGCCCTCGCCCCTGGCCCCGGGCGCCGAGGCCGACCTCGTGTTCGACCTGGAGCTCGGCCCCCGGGGCTTCAAGCACGGCGGCCCGAGCCAGGCGGTCGCCTACAACGGCACGTTCTTCAACAACGACAACCTGCCCAGGCTCGGCTACCAGTACGACGCGGAGCTGCAGCAGGACAGTGACCGCAAGGAGTACGGGCTCGCGCCGAAGGAGCACCTGTATCCGGACCGCGATGACCCCAAGGCGATGCAGGTGAACTACATCCGCCAGGACTCGGACTTCATCAGCTTCCAGGCCACGGTGAGCACGTCGCCGGACCAGCTCGCGGTGGCGCCGGGATATCTGGAGAAGGAGTGGACCGAGAACGGCCGGCGCTACTTCCGCTACAAGATGGACCAGCCCATCCTCAACTTCTTCTCCGTCCTGTCCGCGCGCTACACGGTGATGCGCGACACGTGGCGAGACGTGAAGCTGGAGATCTACCACCACCCCACGCACACCTTCGCGCTGGACCGGATGATGGCCGGCATGAAGGACGCGCTGGAGTACTGCAGCACGAACTTCGGCCCCTACCAGCACCGCCAGGCCCGCATCCTCGAGTTCCCCCGCTACGCGACGTTCGCCCAGTCCTTCCCCAACACCATCCCCTACTCGGAGGCGCTCGGCTTCATCGCCCAGGTGCGGCAGGACCACCCGGACGACGTGGACTTCCCGTACTACGTCACCGCCCACGAGATTGCCCACCAGTGGTGGGCGCACCAGGTGGTCGGCGGCCGGGCGCAGGGCGCGGCCATGACGTCCGAGACGATGTCCCAGTACGCGGCGCTGATGGTGATGAAGCACCGCTACGGGCCGAACAAGATGAAGCGCTTCCTCCGGTTCGAGCTGGACCGCTACCTCGCGGGCCGCGCCGTCGAGCGGAAGAAGGAAGCCACGCTGTCACGCGTCGAGAACCAGCAGTACATCTATTACCAGAAGGGCAGCCTGGCCATGTACGCGCTCCAGGACTTCATCGGCGAGGAGCGGGTGAACCGCGCGCTGCGCCGCTACGTGGAGAAGGTGCGCTTCCGGGGCCCGCCCTACACCGGCTCCGCGGAGCTCATCGGCTTCCTGCGCGAGGAGACGCCCCCGGAGTACCAGTACCTCCTCGAGGACCTCTTCGAGACGATCACCCTCTACGACAACCGGGCCGTGTCCGCGACGGTGCGGAAGAACGCCCAGGGCACGTGGGACGTCACGCTCAAGGTGATGGCGAAGAAGTTCCGCAGCGACGACAAGGGCGCGCAGCAGGAGCTGGAGTTCAGCGACTGGATGGACGTCGGCGCGCTCGACGAGAAGGGCGAGGCCGTCTTCCTGGAGAAGCGCAAGGTGGCCAAGGGCGAGTCGGAGGTCACCTTCACCGTGCCCGTGAAGCCGGCGCAGGTGGGAGTCGATCCGCTCAACAAGCTCATCGACCGCACGTCCGACGACAACGTGACGCAGCCGACCGAGGGCGAGCCCCTCGCGATGGGGACGCCCTCCACGCCGTGA